TCTCTTTTGTTATAACAAGAATTAGtacaaatcaatttttttttttaatggaacaTGAATGTTATTTCTTGTGAATATAATCAGCGCTAAAGCTGAAGTAATGAGTAATAAGTATTAGGAAAGTAAAGACAACATTGCTATGTTTGCTGTAAATTgtatatgttaaaaataaaatataatatataataaaatatatatgaagagACATTCTATACTCTTTTCTcatattcatctttaaacattagtttaaacatttcttgactccacagtAGGGCTGTCACGGTTATAACGGGTAATTGACTAATACATTTTGCCGactatgacgattaattgcctgttttaggaATTTGATGATTAATTGCcttttttattgctttgacatttaattctcaaaaattttttgtttgttcatgaaattattttcacacattgttgtgattatttaaattaaatattttgcaaggtttaccaccaacatatttaaaaagtaattatttaatgaatatatctttcaaaaactgaaaattcttcaagaaataaacacaaaaaagtgAGCACCATCTGATACTGTCTCATTTATACAGgcactgcagctcccccttgtgtttttagagaaatgtgcaatcattgcggtgatctgaaatcatcccGATGATGACAAACAATCGTGATGAGATGATTATTTAATCgttgtgacagccctactccACAGCAAACAAAGCAGTTTTGGGCCTTTATTGTCCCAGTACTTATGGAGAGCACTGCATGTTGTAAatacttgtgtttgtgtgtgcaggtccctcagagctGGATAATTTCTCAGATGAGATGCGTGGTGTGATTCCTCGAAGTTTTGAATACCTTTTCTTTCTCATCAACAGAGAGGTGGAGAGGGTAAGAAATCTATGAATGATTTTAATTCATTGCATTATCGTACTGTTTAAATTGGATATTTGATGTGTTTGTGCACATATGGTTTAGTTTAAGAACCGGTACTTATTCAGAATGAAAAAATACTGAATTGTAACTTGTAGGCCTCCAGTTCCTTTGTTgtattgttgtttattttaaaattgaaattattttcgtcattcagtaaatgcaataAGAATATTGATcagttttctgtttattttgcAGTCTGGTGGTATGAAGAGTTTCCTCTGTAAGTGTTCATTTATAGAGATCTACAATGAGCAGATTTATGACCTGCTGGACAGCGTGTCCACCAGCCTGTTTCTGCGAGAGGACATCAAAAGAGGCGTCTTTGTGGAAGGAGCCGTGGAAAAATATGCAGCGTCTGCCGCAGAGGCTTATCAGGTCTGATAAGTTGAATGAACAATGGCTAACAAAATAAGCTAAAAAACACTAGTCAGCATAATTAACTGTACAAACTGTAGTTGGGTTCAAAATCGCAAAATTTGTATAAACATTTCCCacatcagggctccagactgccaccaaatggtggcattttgccaccaaaatttgagagtgtgccactgaattttacatccagtcacacatgtgcgaccagtaaatttgacttttttggTGATGTGACAttgaataggctttatgcccagctgcactacttcctgaacttcagccagctccttgttttctgtcggccattattggacaaactgattaatccaggtgtgcctgacctcagtagtcacaacaacaataatcagacacacctggattaatcagtttgtccaataatggcagacaggaaacaaggagctggctaaagttcaggaagtagtgcagctgggcataaagcctatttaaaacagaaCATTGTattttctgcatctatcatcaaagtatttattagtaatacagtgtattacttagtagaaatgtgaaaatttggttagcatgttgatttacggtatgtgcccctaaattttctggttgcgcccctaaaattttcagttgggggtcactgtgctcctagtgagaAAAGTTAGTCTGAAACCCTGCACATTTAACTCCTTTAGTCATTTCAAtgcatctgtctgtctaacaTGCTAAAAAGTGTCTAGGAACTTCTTTAGTAACCACatttatatatgtatgcatttgagagacgcttttatcaaaatgacttaaagtgcattcaatctatacattttttgtatCAGCATGTGTGCTAATTGGggttgaacccatgacctttgcgctTCTAACACGTTGCTTTGCCAGTTCAACTACACGACTACTACAGCATCTTGCCAACTTCATCATCTGAAGCTCCCAGAACACTTTTGCAACTCCATAGTAATGCCCTAGCAGCTTAATTCAAATACTAAAATCACGTAGTAagccaagtttttttttaaacttcatgATGCCAAGGACCCCCAACTATGATGAACCTTTTGAGAGGGACCACcttcatatatacatatatatttttttatttataacgaATATATAATTAGGTACACTTGTAGGTGGATGTACTTGAACTTGAAGACAAcacatttatttagtttaaatgtatgtgttttagagCAACTTTGACAATAAATCTTCTTTTATAGCAGCTTTATAGCAgttttttctgggttttttttcttttgggaTCCTTAGAACctagtttgaaaacccctggctCTCAGAATTGGCCTTAAACCATGTGCATATTGTTAGACAATTTTTGTGTATCTCTTTGTAGGTGTTGTCAATGGGGTGGAGGAATCGGCGAGTGGCGTCCACCTCAATGAACCGAGAATCATCTCGTTCACATGCCGTGTTCACCATGACACTTGAGTCAAAGGAGACAGGACAGGAAGTGGTCAACATCCGTACCTCCCAGCTCAACCTGGTCGATCTCGCTGGGTCAGAGAGACAGCGGGACACACATGCAGAGGGTTCACGACTTAAGGTGCTTAAtaacttataataataattattattattattgtaagcATAACattgtaataataatatttaaccTGTTAACCATATATCAACTCTGAcacttttgtattttttaactcCTGTCCTGTGTGTTTTAGGAGGCAAGCAGCATAAACCGATCACTCATGTGTCTCGGTCAGGTCATCATGGCCCTTATGGATGTGTCCAATGGAAAGAACCGCCACATCTGCTACAGAGATTCCAAATTGACATTCTTGCTCAGGGTAAAGCCgctttaaaaacatttctttaaatgtaCGAAGATGAGTGAATTATGTCTGACTGGTGTTCTTCATGTCATCAGGACTCTCTGGGTGGAAATGCTAAGACGTTCATCATTGCTAACGTTCATCCTGGCTCCAAGTGCTTTGGAGAGACCCTGTCCACGCTGCAGTTCGCTCAGAGAGCCAAGCTCATCAAAAACAAGGTTCAGTAGCAGAGTTTTGTGATGAGAAGTGAAATAACACTTGTTgtaacctgtgtgtgtgtgtgtttttgtaggcTATGGTGAATGAAGACACTCAGGGTAACGTCAGACAACTACAGGCAGAGGTGCGAAAACTGAAGGAGCAGCTCGCAAATGCTCTTTCACAAACACTCGTCACTGAGCTCCAGCCTGCAAACCAACAAACAGGTACACAGCTCTCACATTAATCATCTATATGTCCTGCATATTATCAGAAACTTTAACTGCATTGAGGATTTTTCAATgttgtttaaaataattttatgttgCAGGCCAGTGTGATGATGAGGTTTCCTATAAAGCGCAGTTCATTCAGGCCATGCACTTCTGGAAGAAAGGACAGGAGGAGAAGAAGGTGACTTTTTCTGTTGAAGTTGCACGTGGAGCTGTTTTGATGTgacttgtgttgtttttttctttttaagtgGTCATGACAAGCTTTTGTTACTGTACCTTCAAAAGTCAGAAATCTAtgttttttataatgttttaaaaagtgATTTATTATCTGTTAAATTTTGCTGAACAAGTAAAACGGCCCAGTTTTCCCCTAAGTCCCCCGTTTTACAGTCAATACaagaaatgtaatatttttatgtaaaatattGTGTTTTCAACATGTTTAGCTGTAATTGTGTTACAGAAAGTTTTCATGAGGTTTAGTTTTTTGCTTACAGGCGTTTCAAGAGAAGATTTCTCAGCTGGAGACTGCATGGGCTCAAAAAGAAAAGTTCATCCAGTCCAACCGTATGATACTGAAGTTCAGAGATGATCACAttgctcagctgaagaaagagctTCAGACGGGCCAAAGAGCAGAACCTGAGGAACAAAACCGTCAGCTCCAGGAGGAGATACGACTGCTGCGAGATCAGGTAAAGATCATGTTGTATCTTATAACGTTATTTGTTATGTTACAACGTTAATataatcagggttcccacgggttcttgaaagtttgtgaatctgggggaaaaaattcaaggccctgggaagtttttgaaaataaacatacatagatacaaGTCATTGAAAGttcttgaatctattttatgcgagaagttttctggaaaaaatccatattattccctgtgtagtgtaggataatatcataaaaatatatgggtgattctcacgaaaacttggttttaaaaatgtcaagcaagaaaatgtaaaaattgcttaaatttactttttttcccaccagacattgaaaaacaaagtctggagtaaatgggaacattaatttaaacacttttacttatcatttaacactttttgtaacataatttaaaaaattagttctaaaaaatctcattaccgcaacagtcagaaaacatcaacactgacatatttgctgacatgcatttaaaatcaaactattatgcttctattaattaaattaacatttaataagcatctgttgcggtaatgataatcaaaatgtcgtgtaagcattctgacaagacaatatttcaaattaactgtaaaaaaatgatcttacctggtagccatcttgaagtaactggtccatgtgcttggtcactcaaaatcaaactttattaaaattctgtatgtgtgcttaaactgttctcaaaaagtgttgcggaggatgagaacatcaggcatggacacatcattttcctaatttttcttcattattattatacatgaatattcagtaaatattttttctgtcatctaaagtagtctagcaaaacatccatttattttttttctaaatatttttgtgttaatttgattaaattacaacataacgcatgttcaaacacagccggacacattgcggtaatgagatttcagcagaaaatgagataaaaattgacaaattataaattcttatgttgaaatcacacattgtgcaaggtagaacacagtattgtgttaattctgatgctttttaatattaatatattacacattttatagctaaaatcattagtgccgtggtgtttcaatggtttcgtgagaataaCCCAcatagactttttaagcacacgtgctaaactgttgactttaaatgcttatatcttctgtatgcgaatgttgattcaaaccaaaatgcttttttgcatagttgtgtttgacacatgaaaacatctcagggttacatatgtaactgttgttccctgagaagggaacgagacgctgcgtcttcCTTGCCATAGTTCCTGAGTCCCTGTAACGccatttttggaaatatttcagatagcgatatacttccttgCTCCCGCGTCAcgctgtctttgtcgttaagcctcaccattggttgaatttgacacccaaagtgtcaccgcagtgacgcagtgtGAGTTCAATGtataacaatgtatcttaaaaggtaacacaatgtaaccttgctctcacttaaaatgtgtccacccatttagtccttgaatttgagggtattatTGGACCTGGGAAATCCTTGAAAGTCccttgaatttaaagttaactGAGGTGTGGTAACCCTGTATAATCCTCTTTGACAGAATCTGTTCATCAGACTATATTTCTACTGCTGTCTAAGCTCATCTAAGTTATGGACCTCAGAggtaaataattgtttttaaatgaaagcaTACATTGTCATTTGGTTAGGTTGAGCGTCATCCACGGATTATGCGTTATGCAGCAGAGAACTGTGGTCTGCGGGAGGAGATCAGAGCCCTGCGCTCTCTGGATTCAGTCAGATCTGCTGCTGACCTCGAGCTTCAGTCTTTAACCGCATTGGAGAAAACCTTCTTACAACTGCTGGAGGCTCAGAAAACAGATGAGACCGAAAAAGGTGAGGGACGGTTTTCCAACAACACACTAAAGCAAAAGCTTAAACCAGAAGCATTTTTCTTGGTTAATTATCTTATGTACCTAACGCTTGccttgcacagtactgtatggattcaaaacaaaacttaaattaacaCATTACATATCCGTTAAAACGTGAAGTGCAAACAAAGCTGTTAAATATTTGTCTTTTTGTGTAGCTCCACCCACTTACTCCACACCTGTCACCATGGAGACGTTATCATCTATTTCTGGGGAGAGGATGAAGGTTCAGCTGCTGCAGAAACAGTCTGAACTCACTGCAACAATTCAGGCATTCGAAGAGTTTAAAGAGATGAACAAGTATGTTACAGTCGTGTGACTCCACACAAATCCTTTTACAAACGTTCTGGATCTTCAGTGGTTATTCAATGGCTACATATATATGTTATGGTCCTCAGAAAACAGCTGGCTGAGTTGGAATCTGAGAAACGGTATCTTGAGAAATCCAACAAGCACCTGGAGAAGATCCTGGAGGCCACTAAAGCCCACAGTAAACAGGAAGTGTCTCAACTCAACAAGATTCACGCTGATACCATTAAGGTAGAGTTGAAATAATTTTGCTTAAATGGACAAAAATTGTACTCtgaactaaaaaaataacaaataaatgaGGAACTTGGGGAATTTAGTCACCTTAACAGATTTAATATTTCTGACAACATCAGTTGATCATTGATTTGATTTAATGGTACATAATGACTTATGTGGCATTCACACTAATAATATATAGTTCCTGAATGTTATTTGGCTTTTATTGATAGCGGCGTGTGTTTTAAGGTCTAAATTAAAGACGGTAGCAGTCAGGAAGTTGTGTTTTTAGAgtgcatatactgtatattataagCATAAGCAAGCTAGCAAGATATACGCTTTGCGTGTCAGCGACGACTGCACCTTCAGTCTTAGGAGAGAACATCCAGTTTGCAGTCTGCATCCAGTTTGCATTTGTCTATGTACTGTTTATGCCTTTATGTCAGTTTTTGATTTGTGTCTGTCAGTTTTATCCATGTTCGGTATCATTGAATGGATAAACTAAAAACTTAGTTATTTACATCTCAGCATACTTTAAAAATGTTCAATGAACTGTTTTAAATAGATCTGCTTTGTAATAATTTACATGTTAATGACTGTTCCTCAGATCTTAACCACACCCACTAAAGGCTATAACCTGAGGAATCGAGTGGTGCTGCTCTCCAGCCCGGACTATCTGAACGGACAGTTGGGAGAGAATGATGTTGATGACATCCAGAATGAACAGCCACCTCCTGAGATGAATGAGCTAGCCTGTGAGGCTCTTACTGAAGAGCTCACGCAAATGCAGGTACTCAAAATATTCTGTATCACTTATCCGTTTTAACAGCTTTGACAAAGTTTAAAGTTGACATGATAGGTTTTTAGAGCAGTAGAGCAGAGCAGTCAACATTAAAGGGgtgcgggggggggggggtataaAGCTATTTCATGCAATCAAGTTGAATAGTGAGGTCATGCTGTACCATGGGGTGTGCCGGAAATACAAGGAGCTGCTAGGTTAAGCTGCTTTTTTATCCAAACTGAGTTATCTTCTAAACAGGCTGTAATGCATGCTGCTATGGTTGGATCATCTGGGTGAACTGAGAAGTAAATCTGTGTGTCATCATCATAACAGTGGTAGGAGAAGCCATGCGCCTGTATGATAGGTCTTAAGGATTTTGTGTAGGTGGAGAAAAGGAGTGGGCCAAACACTGATCCTTGAGGGACCCCAGTGACCATCTGGAGAGTTGTGGACAATGCACTCCTCCATAACACCCTTAAAGTCGcgatgaaattgaaatgaaaaactatatatatatttttaatattgtggtattattaacaaatgacttatctgtgagcttcattattttttttaaatttgtgtgtgctcataatttttaataaaaaatgcaaatctcctcccctcctaaaaatgatctctcttcacttccggtcaaaagtatggcaggtgggcggggtccgggagaagatcgcagcgattagcaattagcaacacgacccaacttcaaacgagccaatcagatctcgatggacaaattcaaatctagccctgccttatttcatctcaaaagccgtttcattcggatatacgtcaccacgtggaaaataaggcaatcgctacttttgtttcatggcgactttaaggaTCTACCCAAAAGGTAGGATTTGAACCAGAGGAGAGGAATACCTGTGATACCTAGTGATGCTTGGGTGGCTAGCAGGATTTTATGGCTAACTGTATCAAAGGCTGCAGATACGTCTATATCAGGGCTGAGGATTTGGGGCCTGAGTGCTTGTTTTCCAGTAAGTTGTTCTGAGGTGGATACAAATGTACCTGGATACCTGGTTGAAACAGCCCTTTTTCTGTCTTTGAGAGAAAGGTTCAGTATGGATTTGTATGGATTCAGTATGGGCCAGTTTAAATGTGGATGGAAAAGTGCCAGTAAGCAGGGAGGTGTTGATGATATACTGgcgttagttttttttatatggcCTGTAAGATATGGTAGGAGATTGGGTCGAGGTGGTTGGGTGACTAAAGAGAAGTTTTATTCCAAAGTGTATTTTCATCATATTTAATCAAAATACTATCATTGGCTTTAAGAAATGTATGTATTTTCGTATCTAAGTAACTAATTATTGTTTTAGTCTGATTCACATAAAAATTCGGAAGTTACATAGAAGTTTCATGATGTTTTTAGTTTCATGTTCTGAATCTGCATATATCTTGTCTGGCTTTAGGAACAAGCTCTTCGTGTTCAGGGCCAGTTAGATGAAGAGGAAGCAAAGAACCGGAAACTGCTCCAGCAAATCAGCAAGCTGGAAGAACAGGTTACCACAGCAACAGAGCAGTCCAATCGCAAGGAAGAGGTAGGTGTTTGTAACATGTTCAGATTATCTGATTGGCTGTTGTTTTGAATTGGTGGTTTGATAATGCGCTCTGTCCACAGATGTTTAGTGTTGAACGGCGCTCGCTCTTGGAGGAACAGGAACTTCTGAAGGAAAGAATCAAGACACTGGAGCAGCAGCTTGATGATGACAACAGAGATATAGATGGTAAATCTCGAGTcaggttcagctctttaaataCAAATCATTCATCAGTATGACATTATGTATCTGTTTGTGATGGCAGTGGTGCGGGTGGAGGTGCGAGATCTGCGGGTGGTCCTGCAGTCCTCTGATAAAGAACTGGAAGACACTCGGACAGAACTTCAGAGGCAGAAAGAAGAACACGAGAGAGAGACCACACAGCTGTCCAAGAGCCTGATCAGCACACAACTGGAGCTGGACAACGTCAAGTACAAACTTACACATAATTATCGTCAAAGTTAGAGATAGGCAATATGCTTTTGAAGATTAAGAAAAAC
The DNA window shown above is from Paramisgurnus dabryanus chromosome 23, PD_genome_1.1, whole genome shotgun sequence and carries:
- the kif15 gene encoding kinesin-like protein KIF15; this translates as MNLKGKANGEPNTNSDGDAIKVFVRVRPLTQGTGLTTDGDHNLCLTVTSPQNVRLHCKPEPRNFTYDHVADMNTSQEEVFSSVAKNIVESCMNGYNGTIFAYGQTGSGKTFTMLGPSELDNFSDEMRGVIPRSFEYLFFLINREVERSGGMKSFLCKCSFIEIYNEQIYDLLDSVSTSLFLREDIKRGVFVEGAVEKYAASAAEAYQVLSMGWRNRRVASTSMNRESSRSHAVFTMTLESKETGQEVVNIRTSQLNLVDLAGSERQRDTHAEGSRLKEASSINRSLMCLGQVIMALMDVSNGKNRHICYRDSKLTFLLRDSLGGNAKTFIIANVHPGSKCFGETLSTLQFAQRAKLIKNKAMVNEDTQGNVRQLQAEVRKLKEQLANALSQTLVTELQPANQQTGQCDDEVSYKAQFIQAMHFWKKGQEEKKAFQEKISQLETAWAQKEKFIQSNRMILKFRDDHIAQLKKELQTGQRAEPEEQNRQLQEEIRLLRDQVERHPRIMRYAAENCGLREEIRALRSLDSVRSAADLELQSLTALEKTFLQLLEAQKTDETEKAPPTYSTPVTMETLSSISGERMKVQLLQKQSELTATIQAFEEFKEMNKKQLAELESEKRYLEKSNKHLEKILEATKAHSKQEVSQLNKIHADTIKILTTPTKGYNLRNRVVLLSSPDYLNGQLGENDVDDIQNEQPPPEMNELACEALTEELTQMQEQALRVQGQLDEEEAKNRKLLQQISKLEEQVTTATEQSNRKEEMFSVERRSLLEEQELLKERIKTLEQQLDDDNRDIDVVRVEVRDLRVVLQSSDKELEDTRTELQRQKEEHERETTQLSKSLISTQLELDNVKLEWEQVLEKQRVLQDAFDTLQAEFQFELDQHTQQMELKNRECSEQQTQINELQQSLQAEKDQNNSVRSQLTAHKESVSKELVQSIEENDSLKKQIIDLTNKNRQQCEEIDALKQSLCSANMAVSDLKQKIEQDKDVVLELMQKTRDLRSEAAEKDQTVCLLRGEIADISVKYNTVCSEKEQMKEKTSNMQNELQELREASERRLASDRVELELIQEDLAYATDEVERLSKVVNEQTALLEDSKALNIERENNVNTLKEQVKQLNEQIDLLKMRESVNQPSDVPATPKGKMQTPKTPVGFSSSLSQVLECQERELESRRSSMITMEVLLEELNAERTAKNQEIDRLKAQLNEKEIMRMEIQTLLDTFLTKQNQVQKNSSTSQQEDLQETIHLSVLRELQEERKNKNSLMLQLTDAQTELQRNEVTLAQSQTCVQELTTELRNRCLELRDLREKDQQQEKLQQEVEVLRKQVDHLTEENGKLLGHQNPKQKIEYLVKLKKEITKLQEENGKLRQVLHMEEIPTAGLQHAQP